A DNA window from Oncorhynchus tshawytscha isolate Ot180627B linkage group LG13, Otsh_v2.0, whole genome shotgun sequence contains the following coding sequences:
- the LOC112265441 gene encoding calpain-5-like isoform X3: MKRSKHFLFISRMILHVEVRLLVDSQKVVYCTQPTFIMVIPDHKDQEWDEDKPESYAGIFHFRFWRFGEWVDVVIDDRLPTSNGNLVYCHSNDSNEFWSALAEKAYAKMYGCYEALDGGNTADALVDFTGGVSEPLDLLEEGLSTDKEKRSTLFDRVLKVHNRGGLISASIRAASSAEMEARLACGLVKGHAYAVTDVRKVRLGHGLMAYFKSDKLTMIRLRNPWGEKEWNGAWSDSSEEWGKVSKSEREKIGVIVQDDGEFWMTFDDFCQYFSDLIMCRLINTSYLSLHKTWEEGSLKGAWRNHDDPLSNRAGGCTNNKHTFVQNPQYVFNVKKPEDEVLVCLQQTDKRARPKEGKGENLAIGFEIHRVELNRQYRMHTRQQKVCGSVYINSRCVFLRCSLKEGRYVVIPTTFDPALEGDLLLRIFTDVPADCRELTLDQPAQTCWSGLCGFPSLVTQIHVHRADGLAGQDSDGASDPYVIIRCEGEKVRSPVYKNTRSPTFDTKALFYRKRTNQPILIEVYNHNVLMDSFLGQVSLTSDPGDPQQVTVHLRDKGNHQDNDLPGTLTVSMVTSNILTNV; encoded by the exons ATGAAGAGATCTAAGCATTTTCTGTTCATTTCCCGgatgattctacatgttgaagTGCGACTGTTAGTCGACAGCCAGAAGGTGGTCTACTGCACACAACCAACGTTCATTATG GTGATCCCGGACCATAAGGACCAGGAATGGGATGAGGACAAGCCGGAGTCTTACGCCGGAATTTTCCACTTCCGCTTCTGGCGCTTTGGAGAATGGGTGGATGTTGTCATCGACGACCGGTTGCCCACTTCGAATGGCAACTTGGTGTATTGTCACTCCAATGACAGCAACGAGTTCTGGAGCGCTCTGGCGGAGAAGGCCTACGCCAA gatgtaTGGGTGTTACGAGGCATTGGACGGGGGAAACACAGCGGATGCGTTGGTGGATTTTACGGGTGGCGTCTCGGAGCCCTTGGACCTACTGGAGGAAGGGTTGAGTACAGACAAGGAGAAACGCTCAACGCTGTTCGACAGAGTCCTCAAGGTCCACAACAGAGGAGGCCTCATCAGCGCCTCCATACGG GCGGCCAGTTCAGCAGAGATGGAGGCTCGTCTGGCCTGTGGTCTGGTGAAGGGTCATGCCTACGCTGTGACAGACGTTAGAAAAGTCCGGCTGGGCCACGGCCTCATGGCTTACTTCAAGTCAGACAAACTCACAATGATACGACTCCGAAACCcctggggagagaaagagtggaacGGTGCCTGGAGCGACAG ctcagagGAGTGGGGGAAGGTGAgtaagagtgaaagagagaagatCGGAGTGATTGTGCAGGACGATGGAGAATTTTG GATGACATTTGATGACTTCTGTCAGTACTTCAGTGATTTGATCATGTGTCGTCTGATCAACACTTCCTACCTGTCTCTTCACAAGACCTGGGAGGAGGGCTCTCTAAAGGGCGCCTGGCGGAACCATGACGACCCGCTCAGCAACCGCGCCGGGGGCTGCACCAATAACAAACACACTTTTGTTCAGAACCCACAG TATGTGTTCAACGTCAAGAAGCCAGAGGATGAGGTGCTGGTatgtctacagcagacagacaagaGAGCCAGACCtaaagaggggaagggagaaaaCCTGGCTATAGGCTTCGAGATACACCGG GTGGAGTTGAACAGGCAGTACCGTATGCACACTCGGCAACAGAaggtgtgtgggagtgtgtacaTCAACTCCAGGTGTGTGTTCCTAcgctgttccctgaaggagggtcGTTACGTTGTCATACCCACAACCTTTGATCCCGCTCTGGAAGGAGACCTGTTGTTACGCATCTTCACTGACGTCCCCGCCGACTGCAg AGAGTTAACCCTAGATCAGCCAGCCCAGACGTGTTGGTCAGGACTGTGTGGCTTCCCTTCCCTGGTCACTCAGATTCATGTCCACAGAGCAGATGGACTGGCTGGACAAGACTCTGACGGAG CGTCAGACCCATATGTGATCATTCGttgtgagggggaaaaggttCGTTCTCCGGTCTATAAAAACACCCGCAGCCCAACCTTTGACACCAAGGCTCTATTCTACAGGAAGAGAACTAACCAGCCTATACTGATAGAG GTGTATAACCACAACGTGTTGATGGATTCCTTCCTGGGTCAGGTCAGTTTGACCTCTGACCCAGGCGACCCCCAGCAGGTTACCGTCCACCTGAGGGACAAGGGTAATCACCAAGACAACGACCTCCCAGGCACGCTCACCGTCTCCATGGTGACCAGCAACATTCTCACTAACGTCTGA
- the LOC112234005 gene encoding olfactory marker protein-like isoform X1 has translation MSSQTGTDLAAAPSHGSAMELRFAKDTSLTEVMRLRVQSLQRSGQKRQDGERLLLPHEAVYRLDFSNQKLTFVHWSVSLIGHGRVTITGISQLWTPDLTHLMTRQLLEPVGTFWRNAGDPEDTPLKCLEADIQEFGERIAEMAKVRKVMYFLLAFKEGAEADKVSISMEFNQA, from the exons ATGAGCTCTCAGACAGGCACAGACCTGGCCGCGGCCCCCTCGCACGGCTCAGCCATGGAGCTACGCTTTGCAAAGGACACTTCCCTCACTGAG GTAATGCGGCTGCGTGTCCAGTCCCTGCAGCGGAGCGGTCAGAAGCGACAGGACGGGGAGCGGTTGCTCCTCCCCCACGAGGCTGTTTACCGTCTGGACTTCTCCAATCAGAAGCTGACGTTCGTCCACTGGTCGGTGTCTCTGATTGGTCATGGCAGAGTGACCATCACAGGGATCTCCCAGCTCTGGACCCCTGACCTCACACACCTGATGACCCGGCAGCTTCTTGAACCCGTCGGAACATTCTGGCGGAATGCTGGTGACCCGGAGGACACGCCCCTCAAGTGTCTGGAGGCGGACATCCAGGAGTTTGGGGAGCGAATCGCGGAGATGGCAAAGGTCCGCAAGGTCATGTACTTCCTGCTTGCCTTCAAGGAGGGGGCGGAGGCTGACAAGGTCAGCATCTCCATGGAGTTCAATCAGGCCTGA
- the LOC112234005 gene encoding olfactory marker protein-like isoform X2, which yields MRLRVQSLQRSGQKRQDGERLLLPHEAVYRLDFSNQKLTFVHWSVSLIGHGRVTITGISQLWTPDLTHLMTRQLLEPVGTFWRNAGDPEDTPLKCLEADIQEFGERIAEMAKVRKVMYFLLAFKEGAEADKVSISMEFNQA from the coding sequence ATGCGGCTGCGTGTCCAGTCCCTGCAGCGGAGCGGTCAGAAGCGACAGGACGGGGAGCGGTTGCTCCTCCCCCACGAGGCTGTTTACCGTCTGGACTTCTCCAATCAGAAGCTGACGTTCGTCCACTGGTCGGTGTCTCTGATTGGTCATGGCAGAGTGACCATCACAGGGATCTCCCAGCTCTGGACCCCTGACCTCACACACCTGATGACCCGGCAGCTTCTTGAACCCGTCGGAACATTCTGGCGGAATGCTGGTGACCCGGAGGACACGCCCCTCAAGTGTCTGGAGGCGGACATCCAGGAGTTTGGGGAGCGAATCGCGGAGATGGCAAAGGTCCGCAAGGTCATGTACTTCCTGCTTGCCTTCAAGGAGGGGGCGGAGGCTGACAAGGTCAGCATCTCCATGGAGTTCAATCAGGCCTGA
- the LOC112265441 gene encoding calpain-5-like isoform X2, whose amino-acid sequence MVVPFEGQGYSSLRKKCQQHRVLFEDSVFPATDQSLFYKTNSIGTITWKRPKVIPDHKDQEWDEDKPESYAGIFHFRFWRFGEWVDVVIDDRLPTSNGNLVYCHSNDSNEFWSALAEKAYAKMYGCYEALDGGNTADALVDFTGGVSEPLDLLEEGLSTDKEKRSTLFDRVLKVHNRGGLISASIRAASSAEMEARLACGLVKGHAYAVTDVRKVRLGHGLMAYFKSDKLTMIRLRNPWGEKEWNGAWSDSSEEWGKVSKSEREKIGVIVQDDGEFWMTFDDFCQYFSDLIMCRLINTSYLSLHKTWEEGSLKGAWRNHDDPLSNRAGGCTNNKHTFVQNPQYVFNVKKPEDEVLVCLQQTDKRARPKEGKGENLAIGFEIHRVELNRQYRMHTRQQKVCGSVYINSRCVFLRCSLKEGRYVVIPTTFDPALEGDLLLRIFTDVPADCRELTLDQPAQTCWSGLCGFPSLVTQIHVHRADGLAGQDSDGASDPYVIIRCEGEKVRSPVYKNTRSPTFDTKALFYRKRTNQPILIEVYNHNVLMDSFLGQVSLTSDPGDPQQVTVHLRDKGNHQDNDLPGTLTVSMVTSNILTNV is encoded by the exons GTGATCCCGGACCATAAGGACCAGGAATGGGATGAGGACAAGCCGGAGTCTTACGCCGGAATTTTCCACTTCCGCTTCTGGCGCTTTGGAGAATGGGTGGATGTTGTCATCGACGACCGGTTGCCCACTTCGAATGGCAACTTGGTGTATTGTCACTCCAATGACAGCAACGAGTTCTGGAGCGCTCTGGCGGAGAAGGCCTACGCCAA gatgtaTGGGTGTTACGAGGCATTGGACGGGGGAAACACAGCGGATGCGTTGGTGGATTTTACGGGTGGCGTCTCGGAGCCCTTGGACCTACTGGAGGAAGGGTTGAGTACAGACAAGGAGAAACGCTCAACGCTGTTCGACAGAGTCCTCAAGGTCCACAACAGAGGAGGCCTCATCAGCGCCTCCATACGG GCGGCCAGTTCAGCAGAGATGGAGGCTCGTCTGGCCTGTGGTCTGGTGAAGGGTCATGCCTACGCTGTGACAGACGTTAGAAAAGTCCGGCTGGGCCACGGCCTCATGGCTTACTTCAAGTCAGACAAACTCACAATGATACGACTCCGAAACCcctggggagagaaagagtggaacGGTGCCTGGAGCGACAG ctcagagGAGTGGGGGAAGGTGAgtaagagtgaaagagagaagatCGGAGTGATTGTGCAGGACGATGGAGAATTTTG GATGACATTTGATGACTTCTGTCAGTACTTCAGTGATTTGATCATGTGTCGTCTGATCAACACTTCCTACCTGTCTCTTCACAAGACCTGGGAGGAGGGCTCTCTAAAGGGCGCCTGGCGGAACCATGACGACCCGCTCAGCAACCGCGCCGGGGGCTGCACCAATAACAAACACACTTTTGTTCAGAACCCACAG TATGTGTTCAACGTCAAGAAGCCAGAGGATGAGGTGCTGGTatgtctacagcagacagacaagaGAGCCAGACCtaaagaggggaagggagaaaaCCTGGCTATAGGCTTCGAGATACACCGG GTGGAGTTGAACAGGCAGTACCGTATGCACACTCGGCAACAGAaggtgtgtgggagtgtgtacaTCAACTCCAGGTGTGTGTTCCTAcgctgttccctgaaggagggtcGTTACGTTGTCATACCCACAACCTTTGATCCCGCTCTGGAAGGAGACCTGTTGTTACGCATCTTCACTGACGTCCCCGCCGACTGCAg AGAGTTAACCCTAGATCAGCCAGCCCAGACGTGTTGGTCAGGACTGTGTGGCTTCCCTTCCCTGGTCACTCAGATTCATGTCCACAGAGCAGATGGACTGGCTGGACAAGACTCTGACGGAG CGTCAGACCCATATGTGATCATTCGttgtgagggggaaaaggttCGTTCTCCGGTCTATAAAAACACCCGCAGCCCAACCTTTGACACCAAGGCTCTATTCTACAGGAAGAGAACTAACCAGCCTATACTGATAGAG GTGTATAACCACAACGTGTTGATGGATTCCTTCCTGGGTCAGGTCAGTTTGACCTCTGACCCAGGCGACCCCCAGCAGGTTACCGTCCACCTGAGGGACAAGGGTAATCACCAAGACAACGACCTCCCAGGCACGCTCACCGTCTCCATGGTGACCAGCAACATTCTCACTAACGTCTGA